In Hasllibacter sp. MH4015, the following proteins share a genomic window:
- a CDS encoding HNH endonuclease, translating to MQATSEIEFRTSFVREPGALRHNPALVLNADYRPLSYYPLSLWPWQEAVKAVWLDRVQIVAEYDDYVHSPSTSIRIPSVVVLRDYVKPQKRVAFTRFNLFLRDGFSCQYCGAKGDLTFDHVVPRARGGVTSWENVVAACSRCNLRKGSKSLRQSGLSLRRAPRQPEAEELRNRGRQFPPNHLHESWVDFLYWDSELEA from the coding sequence ATGCAGGCGACCAGCGAGATTGAATTCCGAACGTCTTTCGTCAGGGAACCGGGGGCCTTGCGCCACAACCCGGCCCTCGTGCTGAACGCGGATTACCGCCCGCTCAGCTACTACCCCCTGTCATTGTGGCCGTGGCAGGAAGCGGTGAAGGCGGTATGGCTGGACCGGGTGCAGATCGTGGCTGAATACGACGATTACGTGCATTCCCCGTCGACCTCCATCCGCATCCCGTCGGTCGTGGTGCTTCGTGATTACGTGAAGCCGCAAAAGCGCGTGGCCTTCACGCGGTTCAACCTGTTCCTCCGGGACGGGTTCTCGTGTCAATATTGCGGGGCGAAAGGGGATTTGACCTTCGATCACGTGGTGCCCCGGGCGCGGGGCGGTGTGACATCTTGGGAAAACGTCGTTGCGGCTTGTTCCAGGTGCAATTTGCGCAAAGGCTCCAAGAGCTTGCGGCAATCGGGCCTGTCCCTGCGCCGCGCGCCGCGCCAGCCGGAGGCGGAGGAATTGCGCAATCGCGGGCGGCAATTCCCGCCCAATCACCTGCACGAAAGCTGGGTCGATTTCCTCTATTGGGATTCCGAGCTGGAAGCGTGA
- the speB gene encoding agmatinase: MSDPFFQPPSGTDLPRYAGVPSFMRLPHLAADDPKRAEVEIGIFGLPWDGATSNRPGARHGPRALRDASTMIREMNRSTGQMPFQAARIADLGDVAMSPVDQDEALADAQSFIAGVLAQGIRPVMVGGDHLCTLTVLRELRKARGEAFGLILLDSHTDLYPPYFGGKTLTHGNPFRQAIEEGCLDPARCVMAGMRGTSYNTSDFDYGHERGVRILPIEECMERGWPSVMQVAREVVGDGPTYVSFDIDFVDPAYAPGTGTPEVGGPTSFDAIQCMRAIRGLDVIGADLVEVSPPFDTGGITAWLGASVMFELICAMQP; the protein is encoded by the coding sequence ATGTCCGATCCGTTTTTCCAGCCACCGTCCGGTACCGATCTGCCGCGCTATGCGGGGGTGCCGAGTTTCATGCGGCTGCCCCACCTCGCGGCGGATGATCCGAAGCGCGCGGAGGTGGAGATCGGGATTTTCGGGCTGCCCTGGGACGGGGCCACGTCGAACCGCCCCGGTGCGCGTCACGGGCCGCGGGCGCTGCGCGATGCCTCCACCATGATCCGGGAGATGAACCGGTCCACCGGGCAAATGCCGTTCCAGGCCGCGCGCATTGCCGATCTGGGGGATGTGGCGATGAGCCCCGTGGACCAGGACGAGGCGCTGGCCGACGCGCAGAGCTTCATCGCGGGCGTCCTGGCGCAAGGCATCCGGCCCGTCATGGTGGGCGGCGATCACCTGTGTACGCTGACGGTTCTGCGGGAGCTGCGCAAGGCGCGCGGAGAGGCGTTCGGCCTTATTTTGCTGGACAGTCACACCGACCTCTACCCGCCCTATTTCGGCGGCAAGACCCTGACCCATGGCAACCCGTTCCGGCAGGCGATCGAGGAAGGGTGCCTGGATCCCGCGCGCTGCGTCATGGCGGGGATGCGGGGGACATCCTACAACACGTCCGATTTCGACTACGGCCACGAGCGGGGCGTGCGCATCCTGCCGATTGAGGAATGCATGGAACGGGGCTGGCCCTCCGTGATGCAGGTGGCGCGCGAGGTTGTGGGGGATGGGCCGACATACGTGTCCTTCGACATCGACTTCGTGGACCCGGCCTACGCGCCCGGCACGGGCACGCCGGAGGTGGGGGGGCCGACCTCGTTCGACGCGATCCAGTGCATGCGGGCGATCCGGGGCCTCGACGTAATCGGCGCGGATCTGGTGGAGGTCTCACCCCCTTTCGACACTGGGGGGATCACCGCGTGGCTGGGGGCGTCGGTGATGTTCGAACTGATCTGCGCGATGCAGCCGTGA
- a CDS encoding reductive dehalogenase domain-containing protein, with protein sequence MTYPKNRLPEHLADSDRAAGFEVSDAFERFSQMNDIFTRAFWDDRVRTDDTDAFFASYRMEAAPRRGDGFTQKDFALRNAAWLISDIVSERSAAEGIREGFQGAIRDDTPVAPDKVELGDPGVEAAEVKAIAKIFGADLVGITDFDARWHYADRPDVRVMEPVANDLPDGLSRVIVMGHAMDADLVETYPSALAGAATGREYSHEAAIVMQVAAYIRNLGYRAVASMNDTALVIPYAIKAGLGEYGRNQMVLTPDFGPRVRFSKIFTDMPLAVDAPRALGLNDYCDACDVCAVACPVKALPFGPPDFGEEVTKGSPSTQRGVRKWSSDAEACFGYWAKLKSDCAICMRVCPFTRPRPRTGWLDRAWYRLATGAFGDRGRAWARRIAARRARARVKPREWWAALRKE encoded by the coding sequence ATGACCTATCCCAAGAACCGATTGCCGGAGCATCTTGCGGACAGCGACCGGGCCGCCGGGTTCGAAGTCTCGGACGCATTCGAGCGGTTCAGCCAGATGAACGACATCTTCACGCGGGCCTTCTGGGACGACCGAGTGCGCACGGACGACACGGACGCCTTCTTCGCCTCCTACCGGATGGAGGCCGCGCCGCGCCGGGGGGACGGGTTCACCCAGAAGGATTTCGCGCTGCGCAACGCGGCCTGGCTGATCTCGGACATCGTGTCGGAGCGAAGCGCGGCGGAGGGGATACGCGAGGGCTTCCAGGGGGCGATCCGCGACGACACGCCGGTTGCGCCGGACAAGGTGGAATTGGGCGATCCGGGCGTCGAGGCGGCGGAGGTGAAGGCGATTGCCAAGATCTTCGGGGCCGATCTTGTCGGCATCACCGATTTCGACGCGCGCTGGCATTACGCCGACCGCCCCGATGTGCGGGTGATGGAACCCGTCGCAAATGATCTGCCCGACGGCCTGTCCCGTGTCATCGTGATGGGCCACGCGATGGATGCCGACCTGGTGGAGACCTATCCCAGCGCGCTGGCGGGGGCGGCGACGGGTCGCGAATATTCCCACGAGGCGGCCATCGTGATGCAGGTCGCGGCCTATATCCGCAACCTCGGTTATCGGGCCGTCGCCTCCATGAATGACACGGCCCTTGTCATCCCCTACGCGATCAAGGCGGGGCTTGGGGAATACGGGCGCAACCAGATGGTGCTGACCCCGGACTTCGGGCCACGGGTGCGGTTCTCCAAGATCTTCACCGACATGCCCCTGGCGGTCGATGCGCCGCGCGCCCTGGGCCTCAACGATTATTGCGACGCCTGCGATGTCTGCGCCGTGGCGTGCCCGGTGAAGGCGTTGCCGTTCGGGCCGCCCGATTTCGGGGAGGAGGTGACGAAAGGCTCCCCCTCCACCCAGCGGGGCGTCAGGAAATGGTCGTCGGATGCGGAGGCGTGTTTCGGATATTGGGCCAAGCTGAAATCCGATTGCGCGATCTGCATGCGGGTCTGCCCGTTCACGCGCCCGCGCCCGCGCACGGGCTGGCTGGACCGGGCGTGGTATCGGCTGGCCACGGGCGCGTTCGGAGACCGGGGCCGCGCCTGGGCGCGCCGGATCGCCGCACGGCGGGCGCGGGCGCGGGTCAAGCCGAGGGAGTGGTGGGCTGCTCTGCGGAAGGAGTAG
- a CDS encoding LysE family translocator: MRYTAFPNAQDLAMTLEQLLIFLPAALLLGVSPGANNLLAFISATKAGWLRTTKGIFGRLAAWAVLVVLVSLGLDVLLRTSEVAFVALKWVGVAYLLYLAWQFWTADVSKEIEAPEVSTLMRREFLTLMGNPKAYLLLTAFLPQFVNDGAALMPQLFALGTLYLLVEGVAALLWVSAGTLVGAHALTPLRRRIINRASAGLMGTAAILLARTEKAA, from the coding sequence ATGCGCTATACTGCCTTCCCAAACGCACAGGATTTGGCCATGACGCTTGAACAACTTCTCATTTTCCTTCCGGCCGCGCTGCTTCTGGGGGTATCGCCGGGAGCAAACAATCTGCTGGCCTTCATTTCGGCAACAAAAGCCGGATGGCTCCGGACTACCAAGGGCATATTCGGTCGGCTGGCGGCATGGGCAGTGCTGGTCGTCCTAGTCTCTTTGGGTCTCGACGTATTACTTCGCACGTCCGAAGTCGCATTCGTCGCTCTGAAGTGGGTCGGCGTCGCGTATCTACTCTACCTAGCGTGGCAATTCTGGACTGCGGATGTCTCCAAGGAGATCGAAGCGCCGGAGGTGTCCACACTGATGCGCCGCGAGTTTCTTACGCTGATGGGCAACCCTAAGGCCTACCTTTTGCTGACCGCGTTCCTTCCTCAGTTCGTCAACGATGGTGCTGCCCTCATGCCGCAGCTCTTCGCACTGGGTACGCTTTATCTGCTGGTCGAAGGCGTGGCTGCGCTCCTGTGGGTTTCAGCAGGGACTCTGGTCGGAGCGCATGCCCTTACCCCCTTGCGACGTAGGATCATCAACCGCGCCTCAGCCGGGTTGATGGGAACGGCTGCTATCCTCCTCGCGCGAACTGAAAAGGCAGCATAG
- the zwf gene encoding glucose-6-phosphate dehydrogenase yields the protein MVSRVIPVDPFDLVIFGGTGDLARRKILPALYRRFRDGQMPDEARIIGAARADLDAGGYRTEIRAAFDEFLHEDERDDRMEAFLERLDYLPIDAMGDGGWPDLKEKMRDGAIQAFYFSVGPSLFGALAERLHSHGIARDDARIVVEKPFGRDLASAKELNATLAEHFDETQIYRIDHYLGKETVQNLMAVRFGNVLFEPLWNAQYVDHVQITVAEEVSVEGRGAYYDKSGAMRDMVQNHLMQLLCLTAMEPPSKFDPDAVRDEKLKVIRALDPVDPGDIVRGQYDGALGASYLDHAEDPASRTESYIAMKLHISNWRWKGTPFYLRTGKRLKARKSEIVVTFKETPHSIFDADAGSRANVLSIRLQPDEGMDLRVTIKEPGPGGMRLVDVPLDMTFAEALGPDAAHVPDAYERLIMDVIRGNQTLFMRGDEVEAAWAWTDPIIDGWQSRGDRPVTYDAGSSGPEEALMLLHRDGRRWRELS from the coding sequence ATGGTCTCACGCGTTATTCCGGTCGATCCGTTCGATCTGGTGATCTTCGGCGGCACGGGCGATCTGGCGCGGCGCAAGATCCTGCCGGCGCTCTATCGGCGGTTCCGGGACGGGCAGATGCCCGACGAGGCGCGGATCATCGGGGCGGCGCGCGCGGATCTGGACGCCGGTGGCTACCGCACGGAGATCCGCGCGGCCTTCGACGAATTCCTGCACGAAGATGAACGCGACGACCGGATGGAGGCGTTCCTGGAGCGCCTCGATTACCTGCCGATCGACGCGATGGGGGATGGCGGCTGGCCCGACCTGAAGGAGAAGATGCGCGACGGCGCGATCCAGGCTTTTTACTTCTCCGTCGGCCCGAGCCTCTTCGGTGCGTTGGCCGAGCGGCTGCACAGCCACGGGATTGCGCGCGACGATGCGCGGATCGTGGTGGAAAAGCCGTTCGGGCGCGACCTGGCCTCCGCCAAGGAGCTCAATGCCACATTGGCCGAACATTTCGACGAGACGCAGATTTACCGGATCGACCATTACCTGGGCAAGGAAACGGTCCAGAACCTGATGGCGGTGCGGTTCGGCAATGTCCTGTTCGAGCCGTTGTGGAACGCGCAATATGTCGACCACGTGCAGATCACCGTGGCCGAGGAAGTCAGCGTGGAAGGGCGCGGGGCCTATTACGACAAGTCCGGCGCGATGCGGGACATGGTGCAGAACCACCTGATGCAGCTTCTGTGCCTGACCGCGATGGAACCGCCGTCGAAATTCGACCCAGACGCGGTGCGCGACGAGAAGCTGAAGGTGATCCGCGCGCTTGACCCAGTTGATCCGGGCGACATCGTGCGCGGGCAATATGACGGGGCGCTCGGTGCCTCCTACCTCGACCATGCGGAGGACCCGGCCAGCCGCACCGAAAGCTACATCGCGATGAAGCTGCATATCTCCAACTGGCGCTGGAAGGGGACCCCGTTCTACCTGCGCACCGGCAAGCGGCTGAAGGCGCGGAAATCCGAGATCGTGGTGACGTTCAAGGAAACACCCCATTCGATCTTCGATGCCGATGCGGGCAGCCGCGCCAACGTGCTGTCGATCCGTCTGCAACCGGACGAGGGGATGGATTTGCGCGTGACGATCAAGGAACCGGGCCCGGGGGGCATGCGTCTGGTCGATGTCCCGCTCGACATGACCTTTGCCGAGGCGTTGGGGCCCGACGCGGCGCATGTGCCGGATGCCTATGAACGGCTGATCATGGACGTGATCCGGGGCAACCAGACGCTGTTCATGCGCGGTGACGAAGTGGAGGCCGCCTGGGCCTGGACCGATCCGATCATCGACGGCTGGCAATCGCGCGGCGACCGGCCCGTGACCTACGATGCGGGCAGTTCGGGGCCGGAGGAGGCGTTGATGCTGCTGCACCGCGACGGGCGCCGCTGGCGGGAATTGTCGTGA
- the pgl gene encoding 6-phosphogluconolactonase, which produces MNLVEYPDSEMMMLDLADTLTGELADCLRRHDSATFCVPGGTTPGPIFDVLSEQALDWDRVAVILNDERWVPEDHDRSNTRLLRQRLLTSKASAAMLLPLYKDGAAPEDAMEELAEGLEGHLPISVLLLGMGADMHTASLFPGADNLEAALAGDAPRLMPMRAEGAGETRITLTAPVLNGALSKHVVITGAEKRAALERAMQLTPSEAPIRAVIQGATVHWAE; this is translated from the coding sequence ATGAACCTGGTTGAATATCCCGACAGCGAAATGATGATGCTGGACCTGGCCGATACCCTGACGGGCGAATTGGCCGATTGCCTGCGCCGCCATGACAGCGCGACATTCTGCGTACCGGGCGGCACCACGCCGGGGCCGATCTTTGACGTGCTGAGCGAACAGGCGCTGGATTGGGACAGGGTCGCGGTGATCCTGAACGACGAACGCTGGGTGCCGGAGGATCACGACCGCTCCAACACGAGATTGCTGCGCCAGAGGCTTCTGACATCGAAGGCGTCGGCGGCGATGTTGCTGCCGCTCTACAAGGACGGGGCGGCGCCGGAGGACGCGATGGAGGAACTGGCCGAGGGGTTGGAGGGGCATTTGCCGATCTCGGTCTTGCTTCTGGGAATGGGCGCGGACATGCACACCGCCAGCCTGTTTCCCGGGGCCGACAACCTGGAGGCCGCCCTGGCCGGGGACGCGCCGCGCCTGATGCCGATGCGCGCCGAGGGCGCGGGCGAGACGCGGATCACCCTAACCGCCCCGGTTCTGAACGGCGCGCTCAGCAAGCATGTGGTGATTACCGGCGCGGAGAAGCGCGCGGCATTGGAACGGGCGATGCAATTGACGCCGAGCGAGGCCCCGATCCGCGCCGTGATCCAGGGCGCGACCGTGCATTGGGCGGAGTAG
- the pgi gene encoding glucose-6-phosphate isomerase, whose amino-acid sequence MADLWANLRDHADRNDDRHILDLFEDPGRAESFSVRADGMLFDYSKTRIDAGARGLLLDLARASDVEGRRAAMFSGEKINETEGRAVLHTALRASGGPIIVDGADVMAGVLETRARLYDFAEAVRGGGFAGQGGAITDVVNIGIGGSDLGPAMATLALAPYHDGPRVHYVSNVDGADINDALQGLDPKTTLVIVASKTFTTIETMTNARTARDWMAEAVADPSAQFVALSSATDKAGAFGIPPERVFGFEDWVGGRYSLWGPIGLGLMIAVGDAAFQQFLDGAAAMDRHFQEADLGDNLPVLLALVGIWHNQVQGFATRAVLPYDNRLSRLPAYLQQLEMESNGKSVAMDGTRLQVDSGPIVWGEPGTNGQHAFYQLIHQGTRVVPCEFLLAARGHEPNLTHHHRLLVANCLAQSEALMRGRSMEEARALMGKKGLTGAELERQAAHRVFPGNRPSTTLLYDQLTPFTLGQIIALYEHRVFVEGVILGINSFDQWGVELGKELAVALEPVLTGEAEDADKDGSTRALVAAVKAAGGI is encoded by the coding sequence ATGGCGGATCTCTGGGCAAACTTGCGCGACCACGCAGATCGCAACGACGACCGGCATATCCTTGATCTTTTTGAAGATCCCGGACGGGCGGAGTCGTTCTCCGTCCGGGCGGACGGGATGCTGTTCGACTATTCCAAGACCCGGATCGACGCGGGCGCGCGCGGCCTGCTGCTCGACCTCGCGCGGGCCAGCGACGTGGAGGGCCGCCGCGCGGCGATGTTCTCGGGCGAGAAGATTAACGAGACGGAGGGGCGCGCCGTTCTGCACACTGCGCTGCGCGCGTCCGGGGGGCCGATCATTGTCGATGGCGCGGATGTCATGGCAGGCGTGCTGGAGACCCGCGCGCGGCTTTACGACTTTGCCGAGGCCGTGCGTGGGGGTGGGTTTGCCGGGCAGGGCGGCGCGATCACCGATGTGGTAAATATCGGCATCGGCGGCTCGGACCTTGGGCCTGCCATGGCGACGCTTGCGCTGGCGCCGTATCACGATGGGCCGCGTGTGCATTACGTCTCCAACGTCGATGGGGCGGACATCAACGACGCCTTGCAAGGTCTTGATCCGAAAACGACTTTGGTGATTGTTGCGTCCAAGACATTCACCACGATCGAGACCATGACGAACGCCCGCACCGCGCGCGATTGGATGGCGGAGGCGGTGGCCGATCCCTCCGCGCAGTTCGTGGCTTTGTCGTCGGCCACCGACAAGGCGGGCGCGTTCGGCATCCCGCCCGAGCGGGTCTTCGGGTTCGAGGATTGGGTCGGCGGGCGCTATTCGCTTTGGGGACCGATCGGCCTTGGCCTGATGATCGCGGTCGGGGACGCGGCGTTCCAGCAATTCCTGGACGGTGCCGCCGCCATGGACCGCCATTTCCAGGAGGCCGATCTGGGCGACAACCTGCCCGTGCTGCTGGCCCTTGTCGGCATCTGGCACAACCAGGTGCAGGGCTTTGCGACCCGCGCCGTGCTGCCCTATGACAACCGCCTGTCCCGGCTGCCCGCCTACCTTCAGCAATTGGAGATGGAGAGCAACGGGAAGTCCGTTGCCATGGATGGCACCCGGTTGCAGGTCGATTCCGGCCCCATCGTCTGGGGAGAGCCGGGGACGAACGGGCAGCACGCCTTCTACCAGTTGATCCACCAGGGTACGCGCGTGGTGCCGTGTGAATTCCTGCTTGCCGCGCGCGGGCATGAACCAAACCTGACCCACCACCACCGACTGCTCGTCGCCAATTGCCTGGCGCAATCCGAGGCGTTGATGCGGGGCCGGTCGATGGAGGAGGCGCGCGCGTTGATGGGGAAGAAGGGGCTGACAGGCGCGGAGTTGGAGCGGCAGGCCGCCCACCGTGTCTTCCCGGGCAATCGCCCGTCCACCACGCTGCTCTACGATCAGTTAACGCCGTTTACCCTTGGCCAGATCATTGCGCTCTATGAACATCGTGTGTTCGTGGAGGGGGTGATCCTCGGCATCAATTCCTTCGACCAATGGGGTGTGGAACTGGGCAAGGAGCTTGCCGTCGCGCTGGAGCCGGTCCTGACGGGGGAGGCGGAGGACGCGGACAAGGACGGGTCGACCCGCGCGCTGGTCGCGGCGGTCAAGGCGGCGGGCGGGATCTAG